A genomic window from Candidatus Denitrolinea symbiosum includes:
- a CDS encoding SMP-30/gluconolaconase/LRE domain protein: MQTELLLDAKAALGEGPAWDARTQTLYWVDILGQRVHAWKDGRDDYLQLDETVGCVAPRRDGGLVAALHASFWTLGGRGGQRTFLASVDEPASNRFNDGKCDPAGRLLAGTMDMGEKNPSGNLYSLEAGKPPRKLLDGVVISNGLAWSPDYKTFYHIDTPTRQVRAYDYDLDTGNLSRPRLAVEVPAAMGWPDGMTSDMEGKLWIALWGGARVGRWDPASGRLEAEVAVPALQSSSCVFGGPRRDILFVTSARVGMDEAALARYPLSGGLFQIQTQTEGMPAFEFTG, from the coding sequence ATGCAGACCGAACTCCTCCTCGACGCCAAAGCCGCGCTCGGCGAAGGCCCAGCGTGGGACGCGCGGACGCAGACCCTCTATTGGGTGGACATCCTCGGCCAACGCGTCCACGCGTGGAAGGACGGCCGCGACGACTATCTCCAGCTCGACGAAACCGTCGGGTGCGTCGCGCCGCGGCGGGACGGCGGACTCGTCGCCGCGCTCCACGCCTCGTTCTGGACACTGGGCGGGCGCGGCGGCCAGCGGACGTTTCTCGCGTCTGTGGACGAACCCGCCTCCAACCGCTTCAACGACGGCAAGTGCGACCCGGCCGGCCGTCTCCTCGCGGGGACGATGGACATGGGCGAGAAAAATCCCAGCGGAAATTTGTATTCGCTCGAAGCGGGAAAGCCGCCGCGCAAACTTCTGGACGGCGTCGTCATCTCCAACGGCCTCGCCTGGAGTCCCGACTATAAAACGTTCTACCACATTGACACGCCAACCCGCCAGGTCCGCGCCTACGATTACGACCTCGACACGGGGAATCTCTCGCGTCCGCGCCTCGCGGTGGAAGTCCCCGCGGCGATGGGCTGGCCGGACGGGATGACCTCCGACATGGAGGGGAAGTTGTGGATCGCGCTGTGGGGCGGCGCGCGCGTCGGGCGGTGGGACCCCGCGTCGGGTAGGTTGGAGGCGGAGGTGGCCGTCCCGGCGTTGCAGTCGTCGTCGTGCGTCTTCGGCGGGCCGCGGCGCGACATCCTGTTCGTCACATCCGCCCGCGTCGGCATGGACGAGGCCGCGCTGGCGCGCTATCCGCTTTCGGGCGGGCTGTTCCAAATCCAGACGCAGACCGAGGGCATGCCCGCGTTTGAGTTTACGGGATAA
- a CDS encoding transcriptional regulator, with the protein MTKRNIGQEILEGVREIKAYKVGAKTLRVRVLKEPAAPQEIRSRLKLSQSAFAGLMGVSLRTVQDWEQGRRKPSGPALALLRIAEQKPEIFIHLA; encoded by the coding sequence ATGACTAAACGTAATATCGGCCAGGAAATCCTCGAAGGCGTTCGCGAAATCAAGGCCTACAAGGTGGGCGCGAAGACCTTGCGCGTCCGCGTCTTGAAAGAACCCGCCGCGCCCCAGGAGATTCGTTCCAGGTTGAAACTATCGCAATCGGCTTTTGCCGGTTTGATGGGCGTAAGCCTGCGCACCGTTCAAGATTGGGAGCAAGGCAGGCGGAAGCCAAGCGGTCCCGCGCTCGCGCTGCTGCGAATTGCCGAACAAAAACCTGAAATTTTCATACATTTGGCATAA
- a CDS encoding dihydroorotase, protein MLKLPGLIDPHVHVREPGQTHKEDWDSVTQAALAGGVTMILAMPNTKPPIFDEATLALALDAAKQKARCDYAQFLGAGPDNADWDKHSSLPLRSAGLKMYLDSTFGELRLDDMTSWMPHFAKFPKDSPIVLHSESRTMAAGILFAALYNRPVHIAHVSLKEEILLIKAAKEKGIKVTCEVCPHHLFMVSQVLDEERGKKKEGRLEVRPRLATEEDVEALWQNMDVIDCFATDHAPHTLEEKDSENPPPGFPGLETLLPLLLTAVDDGRLTMDDIVQRSVINPRKIFNLPEQKETWVEVDETAVYEIKAAEQFSRCGWSPFEGWQVKGRVKRVVLRGQVAFEDGKVLVEQGYGRNVRNHDA, encoded by the coding sequence ATGCTCAAACTCCCTGGCCTCATTGACCCTCACGTCCACGTGCGTGAACCTGGGCAGACCCACAAAGAAGACTGGGACTCCGTCACCCAAGCCGCGCTCGCGGGCGGCGTGACGATGATCCTCGCCATGCCCAACACCAAGCCGCCCATCTTCGATGAAGCGACTCTTGCTCTCGCCCTCGACGCCGCCAAACAAAAAGCGCGCTGTGACTACGCCCAATTCCTCGGCGCGGGACCCGACAACGCGGATTGGGACAAACACTCAAGTCTGCCCCTACGCTCGGCGGGACTCAAAATGTACCTCGACTCCACCTTCGGCGAACTCCGCCTCGATGACATGACGTCGTGGATGCCTCATTTCGCGAAATTTCCGAAAGACTCTCCGATTGTGTTGCACTCCGAATCGCGCACAATGGCGGCAGGAATTTTGTTCGCCGCGCTCTATAATCGCCCCGTTCACATTGCCCACGTCTCATTGAAAGAAGAAATCCTCCTCATCAAAGCCGCCAAAGAAAAGGGAATCAAAGTGACGTGTGAGGTTTGTCCACACCACCTGTTCATGGTTTCGCAAGTTTTAGACGAGGAAAGAGGAAAGAAGAAAGAAGGCAGGCTGGAGGTTCGACCTAGATTGGCAACTGAAGAAGATGTCGAAGCCCTTTGGCAAAACATGGACGTGATTGACTGCTTCGCCACCGACCACGCTCCTCACACGCTTGAAGAAAAAGATTCCGAGAATCCTCCGCCTGGATTTCCTGGGTTGGAGACTTTACTTCCTTTGTTACTTACAGCGGTAGACGATGGACGATTGACAATGGACGATATTGTTCAGCGATCCGTTATCAACCCTCGCAAGATATTCAATTTGCCAGAACAAAAAGAAACATGGGTCGAAGTGGACGAAACCGCTGTCTATGAAATCAAGGCAGCGGAGCAATTCTCAAGGTGCGGCTGGAGTCCCTTCGAAGGCTGGCAGGTCAAAGGGCGCGTGAAGCGGGTTGTCCTGCGAGGGCAGGTCGCTTTTGAAGATGGGAAGGTTTTGGTCGAACAAGGCTATGGAAGGAACGTGAGGAACCATGACGCTTGA
- a CDS encoding cytochrome C biogenesis protein: MTLENFTDVKLEIFVPQDHAMKLADALSEIGVGVIGNYDHCVAMTQVTGYFRPLEGANPYSGKVGEIKVVTEYKLEVNCKRELVKEAMQVIRRVHPYEEPLINVIPLANHLFGLR; the protein is encoded by the coding sequence ATGACGCTTGAGAACTTCACCGACGTAAAACTCGAAATCTTCGTGCCGCAAGACCATGCCATGAAACTCGCTGACGCGCTTTCGGAGATCGGCGTGGGCGTGATCGGCAATTACGACCATTGCGTCGCAATGACTCAGGTAACGGGCTATTTCCGTCCGCTGGAAGGAGCGAATCCGTATAGCGGGAAAGTCGGCGAAATCAAAGTGGTCACGGAATACAAGCTCGAAGTCAATTGCAAGCGCGAGTTGGTGAAGGAGGCGATGCAGGTGATAAGGCGCGTGCATCCTTACGAAGAGCCGTTGATCAATGTCATTCCGTTGGCGAATCATTTGTTTGGGCTGAGATAA